Proteins encoded by one window of Dioscorea cayenensis subsp. rotundata cultivar TDr96_F1 chromosome 6, TDr96_F1_v2_PseudoChromosome.rev07_lg8_w22 25.fasta, whole genome shotgun sequence:
- the LOC120263225 gene encoding LOW QUALITY PROTEIN: germin-like protein 8-5 (The sequence of the model RefSeq protein was modified relative to this genomic sequence to represent the inferred CDS: inserted 2 bases in 2 codons; deleted 1 base in 1 codon) — translation MATSSAIYTVMAMSLTVTSSAVAFDPSPLQDFCVADLTSQVLVNEFVCKNPATVTAEDFFLSSFNEVADTMNPLGTNITTASVFQLPGLNTLGLTLVRIDYAPGGVNPPHTHPRATEIIVVLEGTIYAGFVSSSPNDTLYSKVLSAGDVFVFPQGLTHFNMNYGHSNAVALVAFNSXNPGAIIDANNLFGAMPPINDYLLAKXFQLSKETIDELQAKTWPNPAN, via the exons TTGCTTTTGATCCAAGTCCTCTACAAGACTTCTGTGTCGCTGATCTTACTTCTCAAG TGTTGGTGAATGAGTTTGTGTGCAAAAACCCTGCAACAGTCACGGCTGAGGATTTCTTTCTCTCTAGCTTCAACGAGGTTGCTGACACAATGAATCCTCTTGGTACTAATATAACCACAGCATCAGTATTTCAACTCCCAGGATTGAACACTCTTGGTCTTACCTTGGTTCGCATTGACTATGCTCCTGGAGGAGTTAACCCTCCTCATACTCATCCTCGTGCTACCGAAATCATTGTTGTTCTTGAAGGCACTATTTACGCCGGTTTTGTCTCTTCTAGTCCCAACGATACACTCTACTCGAAGGTTTTATCTGCCGGTGATGTT TTCGTATTCCCTCAAGGTCTTACGCACTTCAATATGAATTATGGGCATTCAAATGCAGTTGCATTGGTAGCGTTCAACA CAAATCCTGGTGCGATCATAGATGCTAACAATTTGTTTGGAGCAATGCCTCCAATTAATGATTATCTTCTTGCCA GCTTCCAGTTGAGCAAGGAAACCATTGACGAACTTCAAGCTAAGACTTGGCCTAATCCTGCCAATTAA
- the LOC120263224 gene encoding uncharacterized protein LOC120263224 — protein sequence MEGVLNSNVQSLPHVEEEFVDSDYDMSSGDEDYQEVMNEQREKSRGKQAESDSNGEGHIGFAEFNEEKELYNPRLRVGMVFRDFDQLKKACRNWGIKHRFQLWFPQNDKKRVICACHNKKCSFSIYATHMSKDNPSVQIKSANLDHSCGKVFSNFHVTSRWLATKYFDKFKADPNWSYNGIIKQVKDDQGITISHMKAWRTKNLAMRWVNGDEAEQYTKLSMYAAELRQSNPGTTVILWRDEGVFQGFYVCLKPLKDAFWSGCRPFIGFDGCFLKGIYGGQVLSAIGIDPNDCIFPLAYAVVLTESRQTWTWFMELLRDDLEIWNSKYITIMSDRQKGLKRVVEDIFPDAEHRNCVRHIYTNFREKFKGKTLKDYLWNVARATYVQRYILDARDKGIITMLEMIKMKLMRRIKKNKEKMLKYNGKICPKIQKKLDKMKEESHCYTPEFSCGPKVQIIGVGGTFIVDMVENTCTCRRWELTGLPCPHAINAIYGNNQQPEEFVHACYMVDTYMKVYHHFINPTNNEELWPEVNDGTRRRSNQAVNLEDVSVGSTAAANSPSQPLDFIGTQQSQTRQPSQITNKGPVLNVSISSSSHVSVANMGNAIYCTMAPQSPTRNRASS from the exons ATGGAAGGGGTGTTAAATAGTAATGTGCAATCATTACCTCATGTAGAAGAGGAGTTTGTTGATTCTGATTATGATATGTCTTCTGGTGATGAGGATTATCAAGAGGTCATGAATGAACAAAGGGAAAAAAGTAGAGGCAAACAAGCTG AGTCTGATTCAAATGGTGAGGGTCATATTGGGTTTGCAGAATTTAATGAAGAAAAGGAATTGTACAACCCACGGTTAAGGGTTGGAATGGTGTTTAGGGATTTTGACCAACTCAAAAAAGCATGCAGAAACTGGGGGATTAAGCACAGATTTCAATTATGGTTCCCCCAAAATGACAAGAAGAGAGTTATTTGTGCTTGTCACAACAAGAAATGCTCATTTAGTATTTATGCAACTCACATGAGCAAAGACAATCCATCTGTGCAAATTAAGAGTGCAAATTTAGATCACAGCTGTGGGAAGGTCTTCAGTAATTTTCATGTGACTTCAAGGTGGCTTGCAACCAaatactttgacaaattcaagGCCGATCCAAATTGGAGCTATaatgggataattaaacaagTCAAGGATGACCAAGGTATCACAATATCTCACATGAAAGCTTGGAGAACAAAAAATTTGGCTATGAGGTGGGTTAATGGAGATGAGGCTGAGCAGTACACAAAACTTAGCATGTATGCAGCTGAGCTTAGACAAAGTAATCCTGGGACCACAGTAATTTTGTGGAGGGATGAAGGTGTCTTTCAAGGATTCTATGTCTGCCTAAAGCCCCTAAAGGATGCATTTTGGTCAGGATGTAGGCCATTCATAGGCTTTGATGGATGTTTTTTGAAAGGCATTTATGGTGGACAAGTTTTGTCAGCAATAGGGATTGATCCAAACGACTGCATATTTCCCCTTGCTTATGCAGTAGTTTTAACTGAGAGTAGACAGACTTGGACATGGTTCATGGAGCTTTTGAGGGATGATTTGGAGATATGGAATAGCAAATATATCACCATAATGAGTGATCGCCAAAAG GGCTTAAAAAGGGTTGTTGAAGATATATTTCCAGATGCTGAACATAGAAATTGTGTTCGGCACATTTACACAAATTTCAGAGAGAAATTCAAAGGGAAAACCCTAAAAGATTATTTGTGGAATGTTGCAAGGGCCACATATGTGCAAAG GTACATCCTTGATGCAAGGGATAAGGGAATCATCACAATGCTTGAGATGATCAAGATGAAGCTGATgaggagaataaaaaaaaataaggagaaaATGTTGAAGTACAATGGGAAGATATGCCCAAAGATCCAAAAGAAGCTTGACAAGATGAAGGAGGAAAGCCATTGCTACACCCCAGAATTTTCATGTGGACCCAAGGTCCAGATCATAGGTGTGGGGGGGACCTTCATTGTTGACATGGTTGAAAATACTTGCACATGTAGAAGATGGGAGTTAACAGGGTTACCTTGCCCTCACGCAATCAATGCTATATATGGTAACAATCAGCAGCCAGAAGAATTTGTGCATGCGTGCTACATGGTGGATACATACATGAAGGTCTACCATCACTTCATAAACCCAACCAACAATGAAGAGCTTTGGCCAGAAGTAAATGATGGCACAAGA AGGAGAAGTAATCAGGCAGTCAATCTAGAAGATGTCTCAGTTGGTAGTACTGCAGCTGCCAATTCACCAAGTCAGCCCCTTGATTTTATAGGCACCCAGCAGTCTCAAACAAGGCAACCAAGTCAAATTACCAACAAAGGGCCAGTATTAAATGTCAGCATAAGCAGTTCTTCACATGTTAGTGTGGCTAACATGGGAAATGCGATCTATTGCACAATGGCACCTCAATCTCCAACAAGAAATAGGGCTTCTTCCTAG